A genomic window from Pecten maximus chromosome 2, xPecMax1.1, whole genome shotgun sequence includes:
- the LOC117321810 gene encoding heterogeneous nuclear ribonucleoprotein A3 homolog 2-like produces the protein MLRVVIFSCVLVAVYGMGTSMHGKGGTYGGYGSKGGFYGYGGKGGYNSGYGGKGGYFTGYGGKGSNDGYYSGSSGKSGYGKGDGNTVKYSSQTIIPLSNPSLPSFTLEGRDTDSPYGSGVGLIAAFGAFAILFVLTRN, from the exons AT GTTGAGGGTGGTCATTTTTTCCTGTGTCCTGGTTGCGGTTTATGGAATGGGGACCAGTATGCACGGGAAGGGAGGCACCTATGGCGGGTACGGATCAAAAGGTGGCTTCTATGGATACGGCGGCAAAGGTGGCTACAACAGCGGATACGGTGGCAAAGGTGGCTACTTCACCGGATACGGTGGCAAAGGTAGTAATGATGGCTACTACAGCGGATCTAGTGGTAAAAGTGGCTACGGAAAAGGTGATGGGAACACAGTGAAGTACAGCTCTCAAACCATTATACCACTGTCTAATCCATCACTTCCCTCGTTCACACTTGAAGGACGGGACACGGATTCCCCGTATGGCTCCGGCGTGGGGTTAATAGCCGCTTTTGGAG CTTTCGCAATTCTATTTGTTTTAACGAGAAACTGA
- the LOC117321812 gene encoding neuropeptide-like protein 31 produces the protein MKFAIIALPFLTFLAFLGSCLGDGGYGDYGGYGGYGGYGSGYGGYGKGYGGYGSGYGGYGKGYHGKGYEMTNRAVYIPYPAGPPPGAIAGAAYAENNNDNTLLYLGGFLLLLLLLNNNNTG, from the exons ATGAAGTTTGCCATCATAGCTCTGCCGTTCTTGACCTTTCTGGCATTCCTGGGCAGCTGTCTCGGGGATGGAGGATATGGGGACTATGGGGGCTACGGTGGCTATGGGGGATACGGAAGTGGATATGGGGGATACGGAAAAGGATATGGAGGCTACGGAAGTGGATATGGGGGATACGGAAAAGGCTACCACGGAAAGGGGTATGAAATGACCAATAGGGCGGTTTACATACCCTACCCCGCGGGCCCACCACCAGGTGCCATCGCTGGTGCTGCTTATGCCGAAAACAACAATGACAATACATTGCTTTACC TTGGGGGTTTCCTCCTGCTTCTCCTGTtgttaaacaataacaacacaGGATAG